A window of the Fulvia fulva chromosome 11, complete sequence genome harbors these coding sequences:
- a CDS encoding D-serine dehydratase — translation MATTQASTFRAASLYPSPSEASLKLHFLGQKIKDVQAPAAIVNAAVVRRNCRLMLETAEKLGVSFRAHVKTHKTTEISELQVGKDTKSVKLVASTVSEIEHLTPYLLKRKVRGDDVNVLYGLPLPPSAVPRLAAIARILGKGTVGLFADHPAHIKVLAEIPVWVNIDVGYHREGVPAGSKQLADIAYALAASPKVTLGGIYTHYGLSYDVSSPEEALESMAKELRGLEEGAVAFLKSAGANISSKRNASKVVLSLGATPTTTSIQNILEGTKIGSRYRDMIKMCAESFEVEFHGGVYLVMDMQQLATRARPQHSANDPGQSLLSFKDLGFRVLAEVASVYPDRSDTPEALIAAGSIVLGREPCKSYPGWGVITPWPAQDGPHYEPEGSKTGWIVGKVSQEHGNLRWEGPQDNVRPLEVGEKVLVWPNHACIAGVNFGWYLVVDSESDPETIVDVWVRWRGW, via the exons ATGGCTACTACACAGGCATCAACTTTCCGAGCAGCATCGCTGTACCCCAGTCCTTCAGAGGCATCACTCAAGCTACATTTCCTCGGGCAGAAGATCAAAGATGTGCAAGCACCGGCTGCCATCGTCAATGCGGCAGTGGTCAGGAGAAACTGTAGACTGATGCTGGAGACCGCCGAGAAGCTAGGTGTATCATTCCGGGCACATGTCAAGACGCACAAG ACAACAGAGATTTCTGAGCTGCAAGTTGGCAAAGACACAAAATCAGTGAAGTTGGTAGCGTCGACAGTGAGCGAGATTGAGCATTTGACGCCTTATCTCCTAAAGCGTAAAGTGAGAGGCGACGATGTCAATGTCCTGTACGGACTTCCCCTTCCTCCATCCGCGGTCCCAAGGTTGGCTGCCATTGCTCGGATCTTGGGGAAGGGTACAGTCGGTCTTTTCGCGGACCATCCTGCACACATCAAAGTCCTGGCTGAA ATCCCGGTGTGGGTGAACATCGATGTCGGGTACCATAGGGAAGGTGTGCCAGCAGGATCGAAGCAACTTGCAGACATCGCTTATGCGCTGGCGGCATCACCAAAGGTCACGCTCGGGGGCATTTATACGCATTACGGCCTTTCGTATGATGTCAGTAGTCCTGAAGAAGCGTTGGAATCGATGGCCAAAGAACTCCGCGGTCTCGAAGAAGGAGCTGTGGCATTCCTGAAAAGCGCTGGAGCCAACATTAGCAGTAAGCGTAATGCTTCAAAAGTGGTCCTTTCTCTTGGAGCAACCCCGACAACAACCTCAATCCAGAATATTCTTGAAGGGACCAAGATTGGAAGCCGGTATCGAGACATGATCAAGATGTGCGCAGAATCATTCGAGGTCGAATTCCATGGCGGAGTCTATCTGGTAATGGATATGCAGCAGTTGGCCACACGTGCAAGACCACAACACTCCGCCAACGATCCTGGTCAGAGTCTGCTGTCCTTCAAAGACCTGGGTTTCCGAGTCTTGGCGGAAGTAGCCAGTGTCTATCCCGACCGCAGCGACACGCCAGAGGCACTCATAGCGGCAGGCTCCATCGTTCTTGGACGCGAACCATGTAAGAGTTACCCTGGCTGGGGTGTGATCACACCTTGGCCTGCGCAGGATGGTCCACATTACGAACCAGAAGGCTCAAAGACTGGCTGGATCGTGGGCAAGGTCAGTCAAGAGCATGGCAACCTTCGCTGGGAGGGACCACAAGACAATGTTCGACCTCTCGAAGTGGGTGAGAAGGTACTTGTCTGGCCGAACCACGCATGTATAGCGGGTGTGAACTTTGGATGGTACCTTGTCGTGGACTCTGAGTCGGATCCTGAGACGATTGTAGACGTCTGGGTCAGATGGCGCGGATGGTGA
- a CDS encoding Tubulin-folding cofactor C, whose translation MATAATDDHAPAVQLTANENFFRYLQHEVTDDLQEQMTRIESHGSSGGERADAVDHVRSVIARLSAEVQDASSYIPAYHQRTYGDAIKALNAKLHEVKTANAPRQKFSFKNRQLFSAEKNESAISLNDAAELASQKRRQIPGFPAHLSDASSYINTPASNAQTPANEREDVELAMKDSGAQGASASSDGLLSTDTVRLRKLSCSESNAVFIDSHEKIHVTLPSAASHATGSGTVSNVDHCIVDMSTPTTAGKPFAGLTLKNISSSLIICGHVAGAIHLTNVKNSVIVVASRQFRMHESSNCDVYLLATSRPILEDCSAIRFAPLPHAYMTEEDRNVENKWSNVDDFKWLRNEQSPHWSPMDPSKRVAEKIWRHVVPGGPDLSVENILDAVNLPT comes from the exons ATGGCCACAGCAGCGACGGACGACCACGCACCTGCCGTCCAGCTCACGGCCAACGAAAACTTCTTTCGCTATTTGCAGCACGAAGTAACAG ACGATCTGCAAGAGCAGATGACCCGTATCGAGAGTCACGGCTCATCCGGCGGCGAACGTGCTGATGCTGTAGACCATGTCAGATCAGTCATCGCCCGACTGTCTGCAGAAGTCCAGGACGCATCATCCTACATACCTGCCTACCATCAGCGAACATATGGAGACGCCATCAAGGCTCTGAACGCCAAGCTGCACGAGGTCAAGACAGCAAATGCTCCTAGGCAGAAGTTCTCCTTCAAGAACAGGCAGCTGTTCAGCGCCGAGAAGAATGAGTCTGCGATCAGTCTGAACGATGCAGCAGAACTGGCAAGCCAGAAGAGACGCCAAATTCCAGGCTTCCCGGCGCATCTATCCGACGCTTCGAGCTATATCAACACGCCAGCCAGCAATGCCCAGACACCAGCAAACGAGAGAGAAGACGTTGAGCTTGCTATGAAAGACAGCGGTGCACAAGGCGCCTCTGCCAGCTCTGATGGCCTCTTATCTACCGACACTGTCCGACTTCGAAAGCTGTCCTGTTCAGAGAGCAATGCCGTCTTCATCGACTCTCACGAGAAGATCCACGTTACGCTTCCTTCAGCAGCCAGTCATGCTACAGGCTCAGGCACGGTCTCGAACGTGGACCACTGCATTGTGGACATGTCAACACCAACTACTGCTGGAAAGCCGTTCGCAGGACTCACGCTGAAGAACATCTCATCTTCATTGATCATCTGTGGCCATGTCGCTGGCGCAATCCATCTCACGAACGTCAAGAACTCCGTCATCGTGGTAGCGAGCCGACAGTTCAGGATGCACGAGTCGTCAAACTGTGATGTGTATCTCCTGGCAACGTCGCGACCCATCCTAGAAGACTGCTCGGCCATTAGATTCGCACCTCTTCCACACGCATACATGACGGAAGAAGATCGAAATGTCGAAAACAAGTGGTCAAACGTGGACGATTTCAAGTGGCTGAGGAACGAGCAGAGTCCGCACTGGAGCCCTATGGATCCTTCGAAACGTGTCGCGGAGAAAATCTGGAGACACGTTGTTCCTGGCGGTCCAGATTTGAGTGTTGAGAACATTCTCGATGCTGTCAACCTACCGACGTGA
- a CDS encoding Proline iminopeptidase aneH: protein MHAVGRKMLQVAPAKIVSQKSHQIAGALKVTEHCFDVPKDYSKPDAGTIRVFARSVRKHERPIVPTEDKEKEQLPWMCFLNGGPGLECRPPQHYSFSDRVIEKGYQLMFLDPRGTGLSTPITASTLQMRGTNDVQANYLKLYRADSIVRDCEAIRQAITADYPENKKKWSIMGQSFGGFCSVTYLSFYPEGLRESFMFGGLQPLVKSPDDVYRRLYVKVKERNEAYYAKYAEDVEHVKTIMKYLSRFGDGKIKLPSEGNLTRRRFQQLGIALGFHGGLDMVHDIVLRASYDIENFGHLTRGSLASIDSMSPFDNHMIYAILHEPIYCVGNAPNWSAHRVQDEFAEFNIDREDGPIYFTGEMVFPWMFEDYAELRKVQDVANRVASDSDWPELFDEEQLAKNEVPVYAASYIEDMYVDSAFALETAKKIKGCKVFTTNVMFHDAIRSKMDDVVRQAFALRDDVLD from the exons ATGCACGCAGTCGGAAGGAAGATGTTACAAGTCGCACCAGCGAAGATTGTCAGCCAGAAGTCGCACCAAATAGCAG GTGCACTCAAGGTTACCGAGCACTGCTTCGACGTACCGAAGGACTACTCCAAACCAGATGCCGGCACGATCAGAGTCTTCGCACGTAGTGTACGCAAGCATGAGAGACCCATAGTGCCTACAGAAGACAAGGAGAAAGAACAGCTACCATGGATGTGCTTTCTGAATGGTGGTCCCGGTCTGGAATGCCGGCCACCCCAGCACTATTCCTTCTCTGATCGGGTGATCGAGAAGGGCTACCAGCTTATGTTCCTGGATCCTCGTGGCACTGGATTATCTACACCCATCACTGCTTCAACTTTGCAAATGCGTGGAACCAACGACGTACAAGCGAACTATCTCAAGCTTTACCGTGCTGATAGCATTGTCCGCGACTGTGAGGCTATCCGGCAGGCTATCACTGCGGACTACCCTGAGAACAAGAAGAAATGGAGTATCATGGGTCAGAGCTTTGGTGGGTTCTGCAGTGTCACTTACCTTTCCTTCTATCCGGAAGGCCTTAGAGAGAGCTTCATGTTCGGTGGTCTGCAACCTCTTGTCAAGTCGCCGGACGACGTCTACAGACGGCTGTACGTCAAGGTCAAGGAGCGGAACGAGGCATACTACGCCAAGTATGCCGAGGATGTTGAGCATGTCAAGACCATCATGAAGTACTTGTCTCGCTTTGGTGATGGCAAGATCAAGCTTCCATCTGAAGGTAACCTTACTCGTCGCCGCTTTCAACAGCTCGGTATTGCTCTTGGCTTCCACGGTGGTCTCGATATGGTCCATGATATTGTACTGCGCGCCAGCTACGACATTGAGAACTTTGGCCATCTTACTCGAGGATCTCTCGCGTCGATCGACAGCATGTCTCCCTTCGACAACCACATGATCTATGCCATCCTCCACGAACCAATCTACTGTGTCGGCAATGCTCCCAACTGGTCTGCGCATCGTGTACAGGACGAGTTCGCGGAGTTCAACATCGATCGCGAGGACGGGCCAATCTACTTCACTGGTGAAATGGTGTTTCCGTGGATGTTCGAAGACTATGCCGAGCTGAGGAAAGTGCAAGATGTCGCGAATCGGGTCGCGTCTGACAGCGACTGGCCGGAGCTCTTCGATGAGGAGCAGCTGGCGAAGAACGAGGTACCGGTGTATGCGGCGAGCTATATCGAGGATATGTATGTCGATTCGGCGTTCGCGCTGGAGACTGCGAAGAAGATCAAGGGCTGCAAGGTGTTTACGACGAACGTGATGTTTCACGATGCGATTCGGTCGAAGATGGACGATGTGGTGAGGCAGGCGTTTGCGTTGAGGGATGATGTGCTTGACTAG
- a CDS encoding Kelch repeat-containing protein 3 — MPKAKDAKKKAEKKARVEAKTAKKEKQKEKKTSKKPGKDDDSDAEDADLDAILAQYQKEQEQFLKVTETPTEPPSPRSSATLVASPSNSSELFLFGGEYYNGALASFFNDLYVYKINQDSWRKVTSPNTPLPRSGHAMCQGGNSGGIYLFGGEFSSPKQGTFYHYNDFWRLEPSTREWTKLEGKGGPPARSGHRMTYFKNYIVLFGGFQDTSQQTKYLQDVWLYDTQRYVWYSPKLPPASQQPDARSSFSLLPHETGAVIYGGYSRIKASAVSKGARGKPGSSRVIMKPVVHQDTWYLRVTPPASDAPINTPPAVRWERRKRPVNTPNPPRAGATMAHHKGRGISFGGVHDVEESEEGIDSEFFNLLHAYNIDRNRFFQLNLRRPRTSAKKANTTERSRRGRGKADEEELLRNLALIEGKGSLAEDEDMPDAPAAGTNDDDDDEQKIEKPTMWEMPHPRFNAQLAVQEDTLYIFGGTFEKGDQEFTFDEMWAIDLGKLDGVKEVFKRDLADWAGSEDEESDEDDEEDSEDEDEDEQDGTEPSTTAPSIADDASVAASESTAATEMETEPESASPKDNLPMPRPFESLRDFFARSSNEWQEVILEAMKYERNPEARGVKEIRKRAFDRADQKWWDSREEIQALEDEQEAAGISEVVSLAERGGGEGGGGGAGRRR, encoded by the coding sequence ATGCCCAAAGCCAAGGACGCAAAGAAGAAAGCCGAGAAGAAAGCACGAGTCGAAGCGAAGACTGCGAAGAAGGAAAAGCAAAAAGAGAAAAAGACCAGCAAAAAGCCCGGCAAGGACGACGACAGCGATGCCGAAGATGCAGATCTCGATGCAATTTTGGCACAGTATCAGAAGGAGCAAGAACAGTTTCTGAAAGTGACGGAGACACCTACAGAACCGCCGTCACCAAGATCATCAGCGACACTTGTGGCTTCGCCAAGCAATAGCAGCGAGCTCTTCCTCTTTGGTGGCGAGTACTACAATGGAGCTCTAGCATCTTTCTTCAACGACTTGTATGTGTACAAGATCAATCAAGACTCATGGCGCAAGGTGACCAGCCCGAACACTCCTCTGCCGCGAAGTGGCCATGCTATGTGCCAGGGTGGCAACTCCGGCGGGATCTATCTTTTTGGAGGGGAGTTCTCGAGTCCTAAACAAGGCACTTTCTACCACTACAATGACTTCTGGCGACTGGAACCTTCGACGAGAGAGTGGACAAAGCTTGAAGGCAAAGGCGGTCCTCCAGCTCGGAGTGGCCATCGCATGACATATTTCAAGAACTATATCGTGCTCTTTGGTGGATTCCAGGATACGAGTCAGCAGACAAAGTACCTTCAGGATGTCTGGCTGTATGATACGCAGCGATATGTGTGGTATTCTCCGAAACTCCCACCAGCATCGCAGCAGCCAGATGCCAGATCATCCTTCTCCCTGCTGCCTCACGAGACAGGTGCAGTCATCTATGGTGGCTACTCCCGCATCAAAGCCTCAGCAGTTAGTAAAGGCGCAAGAGGAAAACCAGGCTCATCTCGTGTGATCATGAAGCCAGTAGTGCATCAAGATACATGGTACCTACGAGTCACACCACCCGCATCTGACGCCCCAATCAACACGCCACCTGCTGTCAGATGGGAACGAAGAAAGCGACCCGTCAACACACCCAACCCACCTCGCGCAGGCGCCACCATGGCCCACCACAAAGGTCGCGGCATCTCATTCGGCGGCGTCCACGATGTAGAAGAAAGCGAAGAAGGCATCGACAGCGAATTCTTCAACCTGCTTCACGCCTACAACATCGACCGGAACCGCTTTTTCCAGCTGAACCTGCGAAGACCACGCACATCGGCGAAAAAGGCGAACACCACAGAGCGTAGCAGAAGAGGACGCGGCAAAGCTGACGAGGAAGAACTTCTGCGCAATCTAGCTCTGATCGAAGGCAAAGGATCCCTGGCAGAAGACGAAGACATGCCTGATGCCCCAGCGGCAGGGACCAACGACGATGATGACGACGAGCAGAAGATCGAGAAGCCCACGATGTGGGAAATGCCGCATCCTCGCTTCAATGCGCAGCTTGCTGTGCAGGAGGATACGTTGTATATCTTCGGCGGCACGTTCGAGAAGGGAGACCAGGAGTTCACGTTCGATGAGATGTGGGCAATCGACCTCGGCAAGCTCGATGGTGTGAAGGAAGTGTTCAAGCGTGATCTCGCGGACTGGGCAGGCAGTGAAGATGAAGAAAGTGATGAGGACGATGAAGAAGATTCGGAGGACGAAGATGAGGATGAACAAGACGGGACGGAACCAAGCACTACGGCACCATCGATCGCCGACGATGCCTCCGTGGCGGCTTCGGAGTCTACCGCTGCAACGGAGATGGAGACCGAGCCAGAGTCCGCAAGCCCAAAGGACAACCTCCCCATGCCACGACCTTTCGAGTCGTTACGAGACTTCTTCGCTCGATCCTCGAACGAATGGCAGGAAGTAATCCTCGAGGCAATGAAATACGAGCGTAACCCAGAAGCACGAGGCGTTAAGGAGATCCGCAAGAGGGCTTTCGATCGTGCTGATCAGAAATGGTGGGATAGCAGGGAGGAGATTCAGGCTCTCGAGGATGAGCAGGAAGCTGCTGGGATTAGCGAGGTGGTCAGCCTAGCGGAGCGAGGTGGAGGAGAGGGTGGAGGTGGAGGGGCTGGTCGTAGACGATAG
- a CDS encoding NADH-ubiquinone oxidoreductase — protein sequence MAQVQQDQVHGEYHPKDAIGAAIKATLVTGGAGTFISTIQNTLTKQNVGAFGIFTRSGTTIATFAAMGGAYEFTKIAAANLREKDDTWNSTIGGFFSGTMLGLRFRSAPAVIGYGSALAVILSAFTFTGGRLNGFAKDPDVDEVARKEYMRKNRRRPIEQTVNELGEGRGIYAPGYEQRRAERIKERYGIDVPVQSPLEAAS from the exons ATGGCGCAGGTGCAGCAGGATCAGGTCCATGGGGAATACCACCCCAAGGATGCCATTGGCGCCGCCATCAAAGCAACACTCGTCACCGGCGGAGCGGGAACCTTCATATCCACCATCCAGAACACCTTGACCAAGCAGAACGTCGGCGCGTTCGGTATCTTCACGAGGTCGGGGACTACGATTGCGACTTTTG CTGCCATGGGAGGAGCATACGAATTCACAAAGATTGCCGCCGCGAATCTACGAGAAAAGGACGATACATGGAACTCGACAATCGGCGGTTTCTTCTCGGGAACAATGCTTGGTCTGAGAT TCCGCTCAGCACCAGCAGTCATCGGCTACGGCTCGGCACTGGCAGTCATCCTGTCGGCATTCACATTCACAGGTGGCCGATTGAACGGATTCGCCAAGGACCCAGATGTTGATGAAGTCGCACGGAAAGAGTATATGAGGAAGAACAGGAGGCGGCCGATTGAGCAGACAGTCAACGAATTGGGAGAGGGCAGAG GTATTTACGCGCCAGGCTACGAGCAGCGAAGAGCGGAGCGCATCAAGGAGCGATATGGCATCGATGTGCCAGTCCAGTCACCACTGGAGGCTGCTTCGTAG
- a CDS encoding Asparagine--tRNA ligase, mitochondrial, with the protein MSQAMRAWRPASCALRLRKVSRPYSAATTLRYPLQKPKAIAELLHKNEASDDVQIDGWVRSVRKQKRVAFIALGDGSAIDPLQAVLKPEQAAELSHGTAVRLRGSWEPSQGGKQSFELQTKEVAIQGANDAESNPLQPKFQTAEYLRTIPHLRPRIPANALLLRLRSQVIASLTRWFGEQDFVQTHTPIITSSDCEGAGEVFTISSNASKDSPQKSEPEDQAQVEHFFRSPKYTTVSSQLHLEALAQAVNRVWTLSPTFRAEKSDTARHLSEFYMLEAEQCFVSDLNAVMDVVEGMMRAVVNDLTASKLSQELLRAREASAKETDTDDHVATNVANLEERWQGIVSADAWPRITYSEAINELNKAGFSLAYESGLETEHERWIAQHLGQGRPVFVRNYPAIQKPFYMLPNASGGRIRGTDTVACFDLLVPDLAELVGGSLREHRPRELLEAMQKKGLAGGNLDWYHDLRKYGSVPHGGFGLGFDRLLCYLSGVGNIRDVVAFPRWYGRCEC; encoded by the coding sequence ATGTCGCAGGCGATGCGAGCCTGGCGTCCAGCATCATGCGCTCTCAGACTTCGTAAAGTCTCACGCCCCTATTCTGCAGCAACCACTCTGAGATATCCCTTGCAAAAGCCAAAAGCCATTGCAGAACTTCTGCATAAGAATGAAGCATCAGATGATGTACAGATCGACGGCTGGGTCAGATCAGTGCGGAAGCAAAAGCGCGTTGCATTCATCGCATTGGGTGATGGATCAGCAATCGATCCTCTGCAGGCCGTCTTGAAGCCGGAACAAGCTGCAGAATTGTCGCATGGAACCGCAGTGCGGCTAAGAGGATCGTGGGAACCATCTCAGGGAGGAAAGCAGAGCTTCGAACTCCAGACCAAGGAAGTCGCAATACAAGGCGCCAACGATGCTGAAAGCAATCCATTGCAGCCGAAGTTCCAGACTGCAGAGTACTTGCGAACTATACCACATCTACGGCCTCGAATCCCAGCCAACGCATTATTGCTACGCCTGAGGTCGCAAGTGATCGCAAGCCTTACGCGATGGTTTGGCGAACAAGATTTCGTGCAGACTCACACGCCTATCATTACATCCTCCGATTGTGAAGGTGCGGGAGAGGTATTCACAATCTCGTCGAACGCTTCGAAAGACTCACCACAAAAATCCGAGCCCGAAGATCAAGCTCAGGTAGAGCATTTCTTCAGATCCCCGAAGTATACCACAGTTTCCTCACAACTGCATCTGGAAGCACTTGCGCAGGCAGTGAACAGAGTCTGGACCTTGTCACCAACCTTCCGTGCAGAGAAGAGCGATACAGCTCGACATCTGAGCGAGTTCTACATGCTCGAGGCTGAGCAATGTTTCGTGAGCGACTTGAATGCAGTCATGGATGTGGTTGAAGGCATGATGCGAGCCGTGGTCAATGACCTAACAGCATCAAAACTGAGTCAAGAGCTGCTCCGAGCACGAGAAGCATCTGCTAAGGAGACAGATACTGACGATCATGTGGCCACGAATGTCGCAAATCTGGAGGAAAGATGGCAAGGGATAGTCTCTGCAGACGCTTGGCCTCGAATTACCTACTCAGAGGCCATCAACGAGCTGAACAAGGCCGGCTTCAGCTTAGCATACGAGAGTGGTCTGGAGACCGAGCATGAGCGCTGGATTGCACAGCATCTCGGCCAGGGTAGGCCCGTCTTCGTGAGGAACTATCCAGCCATCCAGAAACCCTTCTACATGCTTCCCAACGCCAGCGGCGGGAGAATAAGAGGTACCGACACGGTGGCATGCTTCGATCTGCTTGTGCCTGATCTTGCCGAACTGGTTGGAGGGTCACTTCGTGAGCATCGTCCGAGAGAGCTGCTGGAGGCTATGCAGAAGAAAGGCCTTGCAGGAGGTAACCTGGACTGGTATCACGACTTGAGGAAATATGGAAGTGTACCGCATGGAGGCTTCGGCTTGGGCTTCGATCGACTGCTGTGCTATCTCAGTGGTGTTGGCAATATTAGAGATGTCGTTGCTTTTCCACGATGGTACGGCAGGTGTGAATGCTGA
- a CDS encoding putative cysteine protease atg4, with the protein MNEFARFSKRAVDYIFDRPVRNEDSSPIWCLGRSYESGYEASRPPTASGTSPSSQSDASHADSAIVTQSSTLPASTKAEEQGEANDEELVKSFDQVQLSKSMDEEDLGWPSEFLEDVESRIWLTYRNNFPPIPKSSEAAATSAMSFTTKLRNFANKDGFTSDTGWGCMIRSGQSLLANAILVQRLGRNWRRGDHERQYKDILSLFADTPESPLSIHKFVEHGAQACGTYPGEWFGPNATARCIRALTEKYHEAGLQVYARPNDSDVYVDSLMQTATQKDADDNFQPTLIVLGIRLGIEKVTPAYHAALKAALELPQSVGIAGGRPSSSHYFIGHQGDNFFYLDPHYTRTMLSPQPSTEDIETCHTRRVRRLSIAEMDPSMLLGFLVRSKEEFEEWRKAVSEMPGKAIIHIHETEPKYATGNERAGAVDEVETLEESLDEDDL; encoded by the exons ATGAACGAGTTCGCCCGCTTCTCCAAGCGAGCCGTTGACTACATCTTCGACCGGCCCGTCAGGAACGAGGACTCGTCGCCGATATGGTGCCTTGGGCGATCCTACGAGTCTGGCTATGAAGCATCAAGACCACCTACTGCCTCTGGCACCTCGCCATCATCACAATCCGATGCATCACATGCCGACTCGGCGATAGTCACACAATCCTCAACATTACCAGCGTCGACCAAGGCAGAAGAGCAGGGAGAGGCCAACGATGAAGAGCTGGTCAAAAGCTTCGATCAGGTGCAGCTATCAAAGTCTATGGATGAGGAAGATCTAGGATGGCCTTCAGAGTTCCTTGAAGACGTCGAGTCGAGGATCTGGTTGACATATCGGAACAACTTCCCACCTATACCCAAGTCGAGCGAAGCAGCTGCCACTTCGGCTATGTCATTCACGACGAAGCTACGGAACTTCGCCAACAAAGACGGCTTTACCTCAGACACCGGCTGGGGTTGCATGATCAGAAGTGGACAATCCTTGCTTGCGAACGCGATACTGGTACAGAGGCTGGGTAGAAACTGGAGGAGAGGAGACCACGAACGGCAGTACAAGGACATCCTATCTCTCTTTGCGGACACTCCAGAGTCTCCACTGTCGATACACAAGTTCGTGGAGCACGGAGCTCAAGCTTGTGGGACCTATCCCGGGGAGTGGTTCGGCCCAAACGCGACTGCTAGATGCATACG TGCGCTTACAGAGAAGTACCACGAAGCCGGCCTCCAAGTCTACGCCCGACCGAATGACAGCGACGTCTACGTTGACTCCCTCATGCAGACCGCAACACAGAAAGACGCAGACGACAACTTCCAGCCCACCTTAATCGTTCTCGGAATCCGCCTTGGAATCGAGAAAGTCACACCCGCCTATCACGCCGCCCTCAAGGCAGCTCTCGAACTCCCTCAAAGCGTCGGGATCGCAGGCGGCAGACCCAGCAGCAGCCACTACTTCATCGGCCACCAAGGCGACAACTTCTTCTACCTCGACCCGCACTACACCAGAACCATGCTATCACCCCAGCCCTCCACAGAAGATATCGAAACCTGCCACACTAGACGTGTCCGAAGGCTGAGCATCGCAGAAATGGACCCCTCCATGCTCCTCGGATTCCTGGTCAGATCGAAAGAGGAGTTCGAAGAATGGAGGAAAGCAGTTTCCGAGATGCCTGGAAAGGCGATTATTCATATCCACGAGACAGAGCCAAAGTATGCGACCGGGAACGAGCGCGCTGGAGCCGTAGATGAGGTCGAGACGCTGGAAGAATCGTTGGATGAGGATGATTTGTGA